GCGCTCTCCTCCAAAGGACAAATCACGGTGCCGATCGAGGTGCGCAAGAAGCTAGGTCTCCGCCCCGGAACCGTCGTTCACTTCGAGGTCGTCGAAGGCGGTGCTCTGCTGAAGAAGGGCGCGCGCGAGCGCCATCCGATCGATGCCGTTTATGGAATTTTGAAGCTCGATCGTTCGGTTGATGCAATCGTCGACGAAATGCGCGGCCCGCGACCGC
Above is a genomic segment from Polyangia bacterium containing:
- a CDS encoding AbrB/MazE/SpoVT family DNA-binding domain-containing protein translates to MRGALSSKGQITVPIEVRKKLGLRPGTVVHFEVVEGGALLKKGARERHPIDAVYGILKLDRSVDAIVDEMRGPRPRR